A genomic stretch from Neomonachus schauinslandi chromosome 14, ASM220157v2, whole genome shotgun sequence includes:
- the SCARB1 gene encoding scavenger receptor class B member 1, producing MNCSVKLQLSLYIKAIKGIGQTGKIQPVVLPLVWFEESGAMEGEPLQTFYTQLVLMPSVLHYAQYVLLALGCVLLLIPIIHQIRSQEKCYLFWSSSKKGSKDKEAIQAYSESLMTSAPKGTVLQEARL from the exons ATGAACTGCTCCGTGAAATTGCAGCTGAGCCTCTATATCAAGGCTATCAAAGGCATCGG ACAAACGGGGAAGATCCAGCCCGTGGTCCTGCCGTTGGTGTGGTTCGAAGAG AGCGGGGCGATGGAAGGTGAGCCCCTGCAGACCTTCTACACCCAGCTGGTGTTGATGCCCAGTGTGTTGCACTACGCCCAGTACGTCCTCCTCGCGCTGGGCTGCGTCCTGCTGCTCATCCCCATCATCCACCAGATCCGGAGCCAA gagaaatgctatttattttggAGTAGTAGTAAAAAGGGCTCAAAGGATAAGGAGGCCATTCAGGCCTATTCTGAATCCCTGATGACATCAGCTCCCAAGGGGACTGTGCTGCAAGAAGCAAGACTGTAG